One region of Rhodothermus profundi genomic DNA includes:
- a CDS encoding amidohydrolase family protein, translated as MRVSLTLLAVLVPLVLYGQEQPLVFRGARLYPISQPPIERGVLVVQHGKIVAVGPEDSVPVPERATVYDVTGKVIMPGLVDTHSHIGRVEGGDRSAPMHPAVRTLDAIDVRHSSVQRARAGGITTVNVMSGSGHLLSGQTVYLKLRKGNTIEDLLYCKDPLTEVCGGLKMANGTNPQGDPPFPGTRAKAAALVRQQFLKALAYRRKIEQAKGDPEKMPERDLDMEALLEVLDGRRIVHFHTHRHDDILTVLRLQREFGFRVVLHHVSEAWKVADEIAAAGVPSSIIILDAPGGKLEAVDLSMKNGAALEQAGAAVAIHTDDLITDSRWFLRAAALAVRAGMSPEKALEALTLAGARMLDLADRIGSLEPGKDADFIVLSGDPLSVYTHVEQTWVEGQKVFDRANPEDRKYAVGGAGVFEDGDVFVHADH; from the coding sequence ATGCGGGTATCTCTGACATTGTTGGCGGTTCTGGTCCCGTTGGTGCTCTATGGGCAAGAACAGCCGCTGGTTTTTCGTGGGGCCCGACTTTATCCCATCAGTCAGCCTCCCATTGAACGCGGCGTGCTGGTGGTGCAGCATGGCAAGATCGTGGCGGTAGGGCCCGAGGATAGCGTGCCAGTTCCGGAGCGAGCTACGGTTTATGACGTGACGGGTAAGGTAATTATGCCGGGACTGGTCGATACGCATTCACACATTGGTCGCGTTGAAGGCGGCGACCGCTCCGCGCCCATGCATCCGGCGGTCCGCACCCTGGATGCCATTGATGTGCGGCATAGCTCGGTGCAGCGGGCGCGGGCAGGCGGCATAACCACTGTGAATGTGATGTCGGGTTCTGGCCACCTGCTCAGTGGTCAGACGGTTTACTTGAAGCTGCGCAAAGGCAACACCATTGAAGACCTGCTTTACTGCAAAGACCCGCTGACAGAGGTCTGCGGGGGATTAAAAATGGCCAACGGTACCAATCCGCAGGGCGATCCCCCGTTTCCAGGGACCCGGGCCAAGGCAGCCGCCCTGGTGCGCCAGCAGTTTCTGAAAGCCTTAGCCTATCGGCGCAAAATCGAACAGGCAAAGGGTGATCCCGAGAAGATGCCAGAGCGTGATCTGGATATGGAAGCGCTGTTGGAGGTGCTGGACGGGCGGCGGATCGTGCATTTTCACACGCATCGGCACGACGACATTCTGACTGTGCTGCGTCTGCAACGAGAATTTGGATTCCGCGTTGTGCTGCACCACGTCAGCGAGGCCTGGAAGGTGGCCGATGAAATTGCCGCTGCTGGCGTGCCCAGCTCCATCATCATCCTGGATGCGCCAGGCGGTAAACTGGAAGCAGTGGATCTAAGCATGAAAAATGGGGCCGCGCTGGAGCAAGCTGGTGCAGCAGTGGCCATTCATACCGATGACCTGATTACAGATTCGCGATGGTTCCTGCGAGCGGCAGCCCTGGCCGTTCGGGCGGGCATGTCTCCCGAAAAGGCTCTGGAGGCCCTTACGCTGGCCGGCGCCCGCATGCTAGACCTGGCCGACCGCATCGGCTCCCTGGAGCCCGGTAAAGACGCGGACTTTATCGTTTTGTCCGGCGATCCGCTCAGCGTCTATACGCATGTAGAGCAAACCTGGGTGGAAGGCCAGAAGGTGTTTGACCGGGCAAATCCAGAAGATCGTAAATATGCAGTGGGGGGAGCCGGGGTATTTGAGGATGGGGATGTGTTTGTACATGCTGATCATTGA
- a CDS encoding NUDIX hydrolase translates to MKRWKVLKQEYLLRRWWMNLRVDRVRLPSGEEIEEFHVIEYPDWVCVLCLTEEGQLVMVEQYRHGLGVVSLELPAGGIEPGEDPLEAAQRELLEETGYEACCWEPLGRCAPDPSKHTNLAHIFVARAARQVRSPRLDPGEDMEVRLVSPADALRLADEGQIIHGIHAAALFWAHFRGILPDGHANRAA, encoded by the coding sequence ATGAAACGCTGGAAAGTTCTTAAACAGGAGTATCTGCTCCGACGCTGGTGGATGAACCTTCGCGTGGATCGGGTGCGCTTACCCAGTGGAGAAGAGATTGAAGAGTTTCATGTCATTGAGTATCCAGACTGGGTGTGCGTGCTCTGTTTGACAGAGGAGGGACAGTTGGTAATGGTAGAGCAGTACCGGCACGGCCTGGGGGTTGTGAGCCTGGAGCTTCCGGCCGGTGGAATTGAGCCGGGGGAAGATCCGCTGGAGGCGGCGCAGCGTGAATTGCTGGAAGAGACCGGTTATGAGGCCTGCTGCTGGGAACCGCTGGGGCGTTGCGCGCCGGACCCCAGCAAGCACACCAACCTGGCGCACATCTTTGTAGCACGAGCGGCACGGCAGGTCAGATCGCCGCGTCTGGATCCGGGGGAAGACATGGAGGTTCGCCTTGTAAGCCCGGCTGATGCCTTGCGTTTAGCCGACGAAGGGCAGATTATACATGGGATTCACGCGGCTGCGCTGTTCTGGGCCCATTTTCGTGGGATTTTGCCTGATGGGCATGCGAACCGGGCGGCCTGA
- a CDS encoding NAD(P)/FAD-dependent oxidoreductase produces the protein MTRSYWQRQHQAAERIADIAIVGGGVIGCATAFWLRRLRPQLRLMLLEASALADGASGRNAGFILPGASADFLKDCRRYGETRARRLWQFTRENRSLLLRELDPAAFDWESSGALIVAGSAEEEARLQQAVALLRSDGIPVIFLTSAEVNRRLQAQGYRGGLYLPEGGCLDPVAFVRYLAIQSTATVLTHHPVLALMPCNEGVRLETPYGAIRAGQVLLALNAYLPRLLPETAAYVRPVRAQMLATEPARQRWIPCPVYSHEGFFYLRQLRDGTLLLGGARHLHLEEEVGYDDVTTEALQADLERYLQAYFPQTTGLRVRCRWSGTMGFSPDGLPMIDQIPGLPGSYWVAGFTGHGMGYSFRMGRLLAELLLGQPQPEGYDLFARNGRAVFAKDASAPNPAHP, from the coding sequence GTGACACGATCTTACTGGCAGCGACAACATCAGGCGGCCGAACGCATCGCCGACATTGCTATTGTCGGAGGCGGGGTCATTGGGTGTGCTACTGCCTTCTGGCTGCGTCGGCTTCGGCCGCAGTTGCGTCTGATGCTGCTGGAAGCCAGCGCGCTGGCCGATGGGGCCAGTGGGCGCAATGCCGGGTTCATCTTGCCCGGCGCATCGGCCGATTTTCTGAAGGATTGTCGCCGATACGGCGAAACGCGAGCGCGCAGGCTCTGGCAGTTTACGCGGGAGAATCGCTCGCTGCTGTTGCGTGAACTGGATCCGGCTGCCTTTGACTGGGAGAGCAGCGGAGCGCTGATTGTGGCAGGCTCAGCCGAAGAAGAAGCGCGGCTGCAACAGGCTGTCGCTTTGCTCCGAAGCGATGGCATACCGGTGATTTTTCTGACGTCTGCCGAGGTGAACCGGCGGCTTCAGGCGCAGGGATATCGTGGTGGGCTGTATCTGCCTGAAGGAGGCTGTCTGGATCCAGTAGCCTTTGTGCGGTACCTGGCTATCCAGAGCACGGCAACCGTGCTGACGCACCATCCCGTGCTGGCACTGATGCCCTGTAATGAGGGGGTGCGGCTAGAGACACCTTATGGGGCAATCCGAGCCGGGCAAGTGCTACTGGCGCTAAACGCCTATCTTCCCCGGCTGCTACCGGAGACAGCCGCTTATGTGCGACCTGTGCGCGCCCAGATGTTGGCTACCGAGCCAGCGCGCCAGCGCTGGATTCCCTGTCCGGTCTACTCACATGAAGGCTTTTTTTATCTGCGTCAACTGCGTGATGGTACGTTACTGCTGGGCGGTGCCCGGCATTTACATCTGGAGGAAGAAGTAGGATATGACGATGTCACGACTGAGGCTCTGCAGGCTGATCTGGAGCGCTATTTGCAGGCCTATTTTCCCCAGACCACGGGGCTCAGGGTGCGTTGTCGCTGGAGTGGCACGATGGGGTTTTCGCCAGATGGTCTTCCGATGATCGACCAGATTCCCGGGCTGCCAGGTAGTTACTGGGTAGCTGGTTTTACCGGACATGGCATGGGATATAGTTTCCGCATGGGGCGACTGCTGGCTGAGTTGCTCCTGGGACAGCCTCAACCGGAAGGCTATGATCTGTTTGCGCGGAACGGACGAGCTGTCTTTGCAAAGGACGCTAGCGCACCGAATCCTGCGCATCCATAA
- a CDS encoding DoxX family protein produces the protein MRPLKDLYTWLDAHRLLGYDLIRMYLGVALFVRGWLFVADSSRIMAFVEGQNLDWFLPMAAVHYVALAHLAGGLMLAAGLLTRLAALAQVPILFVATFLLHLQEGLLSTSQSLELSALVLFLLVVYSVFGAGPYSLDARILSRPSAQRLEPQGA, from the coding sequence ATGAGACCGCTCAAGGACCTCTACACCTGGCTTGACGCGCATCGGCTGCTCGGGTATGACCTGATCCGCATGTACCTGGGGGTGGCGCTTTTTGTACGTGGGTGGCTGTTTGTAGCCGACTCTTCCCGGATTATGGCTTTTGTGGAGGGTCAGAATCTGGACTGGTTCCTGCCCATGGCGGCGGTCCACTACGTCGCGCTGGCACACCTGGCCGGCGGCCTGATGCTGGCAGCCGGGCTGCTCACGCGTCTGGCTGCCCTGGCACAGGTACCTATCCTGTTTGTCGCAACTTTCCTTCTGCACTTGCAGGAAGGTCTGCTTTCGACCAGCCAGTCGCTGGAGCTCTCAGCACTGGTGCTGTTTCTGCTGGTCGTGTACAGCGTCTTTGGCGCCGGTCCGTATTCACTTGATGCCCGGATACTGTCCAGGCCTTCTGCCCAACGACTGGAGCCTCAGGGCGCCTGA
- a CDS encoding amidohydrolase family protein, translated as MKAWSLLVGLSLCVASARAQLAVRADTLYTMSGAPIIEGVVLIRDGKIEQVGPAQDVRVPEGYQVLEAAVVTPGLIDAHSVVGLAGILNYDHDQDQLDRSDPIQPELRAIDAYNAREKLVAWVRSFGVTTLHTGHGPGAVISGQTMLVKTRGETVEEALVDSVATVAATLGPMIERYFRSPGTRAKAVAMLRAELLKAQAYRRKRQASDPARRPDPDLGLETLVRVLDGEIPLMITAQQVPEIMAALRLQREFGFRLILDGAAEAYLVLDEIKKAGVPVILHPTMVRPRGETVNATLETAARLYEAGIPFAFQSGFESYVPKTRVVLFEAAMAVANGLPRMAALEALTIQAARILGIADRVGSLEPGKDADLVLFDGDPFEYTTHVCGVIIEGELVHQTCQ; from the coding sequence ATGAAAGCATGGAGTCTGCTGGTCGGACTGTCGTTATGCGTGGCTTCTGCCCGGGCACAACTGGCTGTGCGGGCGGATACGCTCTATACAATGAGCGGCGCTCCGATTATAGAGGGGGTTGTGCTGATCCGGGATGGAAAAATTGAACAGGTCGGACCGGCACAGGACGTTCGCGTTCCCGAAGGATACCAGGTGCTGGAAGCCGCTGTTGTTACGCCCGGGCTTATCGACGCGCACAGCGTGGTCGGATTGGCCGGCATCCTGAACTATGACCACGACCAGGATCAACTGGACCGTTCCGATCCGATCCAGCCAGAGCTGCGGGCTATTGACGCCTACAATGCACGGGAAAAACTGGTAGCATGGGTGCGCAGCTTCGGCGTGACAACGTTGCACACCGGTCACGGGCCAGGGGCGGTCATCAGTGGCCAGACCATGCTGGTCAAAACGCGCGGCGAAACAGTCGAAGAGGCGCTGGTTGATTCTGTGGCGACCGTTGCGGCCACGCTGGGCCCCATGATTGAACGCTACTTTCGCAGTCCCGGGACTCGCGCCAAGGCGGTGGCCATGCTACGGGCCGAACTGCTCAAAGCCCAGGCCTATCGCCGCAAGCGGCAGGCTTCGGATCCGGCGCGGCGTCCTGATCCAGATCTGGGGTTGGAGACGCTTGTTCGCGTGCTCGATGGCGAAATTCCGCTGATGATCACAGCGCAGCAGGTGCCTGAAATCATGGCAGCGCTGCGCCTGCAACGCGAGTTTGGCTTTCGATTGATTCTGGATGGGGCTGCGGAGGCGTACCTGGTGCTGGATGAGATCAAGAAGGCTGGCGTTCCGGTGATTCTGCATCCGACAATGGTGCGTCCCCGGGGCGAAACGGTCAATGCCACCCTCGAAACGGCGGCCAGGCTTTATGAGGCGGGCATTCCTTTTGCCTTCCAGAGTGGCTTTGAAAGCTATGTGCCTAAGACGCGGGTGGTCCTGTTTGAAGCGGCGATGGCCGTAGCCAACGGGTTGCCCCGTATGGCTGCGCTGGAGGCCTTGACGATTCAGGCCGCCCGTATTCTGGGAATTGCGGATCGCGTAGGCTCGTTAGAACCCGGTAAAGATGCCGATCTGGTGCTTTTCGACGGCGATCCCTTCGAGTACACCACGCACGTATGTGGCGTAATCATTGAAGGCGAACTCGTTCACCAAACCTGTCAGTAA
- a CDS encoding MDR family oxidoreductase, with product MRALVLYNEAGSIQPRVETLPEERLPEGDVLLEVHYSSLNYKDALAVTGRGKIIRGDYPFVPGIDLVGTVLESSNPNLKPGQTVIVTGWGIGESQWGGYATRARVRAEWVVPLPRRLTPLEAMAIGTAGFTAMLSVMALEEHGLMPDQGEVVVTGASGGVGSLAVAILAHLGYEVVASTGKPAAHGLLQALGAARVIDRQELGQGPRRPLDSGRWAGAVDTVGGATLAALLSQIKRHGSVAACGLAQSHEFTTTVFPFILRGVNLLGIDSNTCPQERRRRAWHRLTHDLPKEALHRVTRVIPLSEVPQWSEAMLAGKTQGRLVVDVRT from the coding sequence ATGCGAGCACTGGTCCTGTACAACGAAGCCGGCTCAATTCAACCGCGTGTGGAGACGCTGCCGGAAGAACGTCTGCCAGAAGGCGACGTGCTGCTGGAGGTGCATTACTCCAGTCTGAATTACAAGGATGCCCTGGCGGTCACGGGCAGGGGAAAAATCATTCGCGGAGACTATCCCTTCGTACCAGGTATTGACCTGGTAGGTACCGTTCTGGAATCGAGTAATCCCAATCTCAAGCCCGGTCAGACGGTGATCGTAACAGGCTGGGGAATTGGAGAGTCGCAGTGGGGAGGATACGCAACGCGGGCCCGCGTGCGCGCTGAATGGGTAGTGCCGCTTCCTCGTCGGCTTACACCCCTGGAGGCGATGGCCATTGGCACGGCTGGTTTTACGGCCATGCTTTCGGTGATGGCGCTTGAAGAGCACGGTCTCATGCCAGATCAGGGCGAGGTTGTAGTGACAGGCGCCAGTGGTGGGGTGGGAAGTCTGGCTGTAGCTATTCTGGCCCACCTGGGCTACGAGGTGGTGGCCTCCACGGGTAAGCCTGCGGCTCATGGGCTGCTGCAGGCGCTGGGGGCAGCACGCGTCATAGACCGGCAGGAGCTGGGGCAGGGACCCCGGCGACCGCTCGACTCCGGACGCTGGGCAGGAGCTGTTGATACGGTTGGAGGCGCAACGCTGGCAGCCCTGCTCAGTCAGATCAAGCGCCATGGTAGCGTCGCTGCCTGCGGGTTAGCGCAGAGCCACGAGTTCACCACCACAGTTTTTCCATTTATTCTGCGTGGTGTTAACCTGCTGGGCATTGATTCGAACACCTGCCCTCAGGAGCGACGGCGTCGGGCCTGGCATCGTCTGACGCACGATCTGCCTAAGGAAGCGCTCCACCGGGTTACCCGTGTCATTCCGCTTTCGGAAGTGCCACAGTGGAGTGAAGCGATGCTTGCCGGTAAAACGCAGGGCCGCCTGGTCGTTGACGTACGGACGTAG
- a CDS encoding energy transducer TonB → MGRGPTGSWRRRQLYHRLEVREHIYALRLLGSLAVVLMLCLWLTRLPWYPAPRPIGWQLVEEDRRLALMATQLEAKAQEDAGVPITRFTPPEPEQKQEGRDTSQRPTFKLRRRLEPPARLQAREVIFENPEQPPRIIGGLGAYYIHIEYPEEAIRAGIEGRLVLRFIVETDGRPSRIQVIEPLHPLLDSAAVAALRRVRFIPGKQNGRPVRVRMQLPVRFRLLPSPVQANNDGGH, encoded by the coding sequence ATGGGGCGTGGGCCTACAGGGTCTTGGAGACGCCGCCAGCTCTACCATCGGCTGGAAGTGCGAGAGCACATCTATGCGCTCCGCCTCCTTGGCAGCTTAGCCGTTGTCCTCATGCTGTGTTTATGGCTTACCCGGCTTCCCTGGTACCCGGCCCCACGTCCCATCGGCTGGCAACTGGTCGAAGAAGATCGGCGACTGGCCTTAATGGCGACGCAGCTTGAAGCGAAAGCCCAGGAAGACGCAGGCGTTCCGATCACCCGCTTTACGCCCCCAGAACCTGAACAGAAACAGGAAGGCCGCGACACTTCGCAGCGGCCAACGTTTAAGCTGCGCCGCCGGTTAGAACCTCCGGCGCGTCTCCAGGCGCGAGAAGTTATCTTCGAGAACCCAGAGCAACCACCACGCATCATTGGAGGATTAGGGGCTTACTACATCCACATCGAATACCCAGAGGAAGCCATTCGTGCGGGTATTGAAGGGCGGCTGGTGCTTCGTTTTATTGTAGAAACGGACGGACGCCCCTCCCGCATTCAGGTCATTGAACCGCTGCATCCACTCCTTGACTCAGCGGCTGTAGCGGCCCTGCGCCGCGTGCGTTTCATTCCGGGTAAACAGAACGGCCGTCCGGTGCGCGTCCGCATGCAGTTGCCCGTGCGCTTTCGCTTGCTACCCAGTCCGGTTCAGGCCAACAACGACGGTGGGCATTAA